AGGAAATCATCGTCAATCGGTACAATTTCGACCAGGGATTCACCGGGCTGGGCCACACCGCCAATGGTGGTTTTCAAAATCTGGTTCACAATACCATCAACCGGCGAGCGAATTTCCGAACGGTCCACTTTGCTGGCATAGGCCGGAAGGCTTTCTTCGAGTTCGGCCAGTTCCGCGGTTGCCTTTGAAAGCTCCTGCAAGGCATCCTTGCGGAAGGTTTCATGCATGGTTTTGAAACGCTCGGCAATTTCGGCCAGGGCAAGGTTTAACCGTTCGATGCGGATTTTTGATGTCTGCTGTTTTCCCTGCAATTCGGCATGGGTACGCTGCAACTGGATCAGCGACAGTTTCGGTTCGATCCCGCGTTCCACCAGCGGCTGGATCATACTGATTTCAGATTGCGACAGGGTCAATCCTTCGGTCGCGGTATCAAGCTCGCTTTGGGCTTCGCCCATTTCCTTGATCTTCTGGCGTTTCTGCTGTTCCAGCACGGCCAGTTCCGATGCCAGTTCCGAGCGGCGGCCTTCAAACAGGCGTTGCTGGGTCAGGGTAACAGCAGGCGAACTTTCGGCCAGACCGGGCGAAAATTTAAGCTCCACCCCCTGGATTTCGGCCGTCAAACGTTCGATCTGGGCCTGCAGCGCGAATTTTTTCTGTTCCAGCTGGTTATATTCACTTTGCGATGCCGTGGTATCAAGCACGAGCAACAAATCACCACGATGGACGCTCTGCCCTTCATGCACCAGCATATCCTTGATCATGCCACCATGCATGGTTTGCACCTTCTGCAAATCCTGCGACGGTATGATTTTGCCCGACCCGCGCGTG
This genomic window from Thalassospira marina contains:
- a CDS encoding HlyD family type I secretion periplasmic adaptor subunit, giving the protein MRSRDLNSEIIRQINGRKSFFSGWALLAVIGLFVVSMISWAAVAEVDEVTRGSGKIIPSQDLQKVQTMHGGMIKDMLVHEGQSVHRGDLLLVLDTTASQSEYNQLEQKKFALQAQIERLTAEIQGVELKFSPGLAESSPAVTLTQQRLFEGRRSELASELAVLEQQKRQKIKEMGEAQSELDTATEGLTLSQSEISMIQPLVERGIEPKLSLIQLQRTHAELQGKQQTSKIRIERLNLALAEIAERFKTMHETFRKDALQELSKATAELAELEESLPAYASKVDRSEIRSPVDGIVNQILKTTIGGVAQPGESLVEIVPIDDDFLVEAHIKPADIGFLHPGQRVKVKLTAYDFARYGSLDGELATIGADVIELPETKEPVYPVVVRVFSRLTDASGKALDIVPGMVAEINILTGSKTVLNYFVEPVVKVKKNAFTES